A part of Uloborus diversus isolate 005 chromosome 6, Udiv.v.3.1, whole genome shotgun sequence genomic DNA contains:
- the LOC129224251 gene encoding uncharacterized protein LOC129224251 produces the protein MHTKFPAAVIVLGVISSEGDVMPPHFFEEGLRINADGYIHVLETVVKPWMNMVAAGRDYVFQQDSAPAHKPRKTQACLHSNVPYHWTPDLWPPSSPDCNPLDYYFWGVVEEKVNAKFHNTKDALRATITEVVPNVDRKEVKHAWGRFRSRLQRVVAANGGYIE, from the coding sequence ATGCACACCAAATTTCCAGCAGCGGTCATAGTCCTTGGGGTTATCAGCAGCGAAGGGGATGTTATGCCACCTCATTTCTTTGAAGAAGGTCTCAGAATCAACGCCGATGGATACATTCACGTATTGGAAACGGTAGTCAAGCCCTGGATGAACATGGTGGCCGCCGGAAGAGATTATGTCTTCCAGCAGGACTCAGCGCCAGCCCACAAGCCGAGGAAAACCCAAGCGTGTCTTCACAGTAATGTGCCCTACCACTGGACACCCGACTTGTGGCCACCCTCCAGCCCGGACTGCAATCCTCTCGATTACTACTTTTGGGGCGTAGTTGAGGAAAAGGTTAACGCTAAATTTCATAATACCAAGGACGCGCTGAGAGCCACCATTACTGAGGTGGTGCCCAACGTGGACAGGAAGGAGGTGAAACATGCATGGGGTCGGTTCCGGTCACGTCTTCAGCGAGTGGTGGCAGCTAACGGCGGCTAtatagaataa